One genomic window of Lepeophtheirus salmonis chromosome 5, UVic_Lsal_1.4, whole genome shotgun sequence includes the following:
- the LOC121117336 gene encoding uncharacterized protein has protein sequence MDSQIGSPRTPMSERQQLALIRCMESKRADSPPRTPLRSLQNRGEEEAKTPKTPAEEKLRRKLCKKNAKGETPLHAAAIKGRSTLVRRLLALGASPNVKDNAGWSPLHEAANRGNLKVARVLIRYGADVNSLGDGKETPLHDAARNGHIQVVQYLIKSGAYLGARNISANTPLDVAAHPENRCRNPQLQETIEYLNSIGTSEAVDSKDLESSFSDSSSDTSSCEDPDEEAIKFLGLEYTKREMKKALVSKSANLTSCSDKFVNPSSRVTVRLQPPLEPSNPSIKTRLTYGMEDTHAQSTSSTTTAAPKEDIYEFKSSSKEATPVRSSQSPEPKHEAENKVTEDKPDKRPLDEGLEEDPKRKKQKKDELSKGRGSRGSSMEKGPICPKTAKTRVSNNEQQSQAMSGSPKKPESDSDDDNSKKSTDSSGLKVPPLKIVLSAGNNSGNATPPSSGVENNSRNETPTISNSINQNPSTSGIENNSKKLSASLGRYVNKEDNNSFSNNEEGRSEEANDGDSGGTNEKGGRMTRSKAHQGTPGPDGFGDSQGASSSSDQTATDSSDNRDHKNPSSDYSFKKRKLRSQVEDNVNSNSSSIFTRGGNGGNNGSSNGNGCSNLNGNNSNGGNPNGNLGCGGNGNNSAIEPMNDIEKYLHIRKQIEQRRKNLFPVQPKPPQGFKDYLMNRKSYLLQENASERLRQIPLIQPPPSLEGAMVELFKEQEEARRKLRMKHVVEKEKLVLSVEQEILRVHGRAARALANQSLPYSLCTILRDEEIYTPIDPQQEEKNRDIRSRYNGRLFLSWLQDVDDKWERIKEQMVLRHHNEAESLNAVQKMDWEWKLKEISDNPSSFNDSIKPQIDDLLIPMVHVSDEFDLTDCRN, from the exons ATGGACTCCCAGATAGGATCCCCGCGGACTCCCATGTCCGAACGACAACAGCTAGCTCTTATTCGATGTATGGAGAGTAAAAGAGCGGATAGTCCTCCACGTACGCCGCTCCGATCTCTTCAAAACCGTGGTGAAGAAGAAGCAAAA ACTCCAAAAACTCCAGCAGAAGAGAAACTTCGGCgaaaactatgtaaaaaaaatgccaaaggGGAAACTCCGCTCCATGCTGCAGCCATTAAAGGGCGTTCCACTTTAGTAAGGCGACTCTTGGCTCTTGGAGCCTCACCGAATGTCAAAGACAATGCTGGATGGAGTCCTCTTCATGAAGCTGCCAATAGAGGTAATTTGAAGGTGGCTAGGGTTCTTATTCGCTATGGAGCGGATGTCAACTCCCTTGGGGATGGAAAAGAAACTCCTTTACACGATGCCGCTAGGAATGGACACATTCAA GTTGTtcagtatttaattaaatcaggaGCGTACCTTGGGGCTCGAAATATCTCTGCTAATACCCCCCTTGATGTAGCAGCTCATCCCGAGAATCGCTGTCGTAATCCTCAGCTCCAAGAAACAATCGAGTATCTCAACTCCATTGGTACATCTGAAGCTGTTGATTCCAAGGATCTGGAGTCTTCCTTCTCAGACTCTTCTTCGGACACTTCTTCTTGTGAGGATCCTGATGAAGAGGCCATCAAGTTTCTAGGCCTTGAATACACGAAAAGAGAGATGAAAAAAGCCCTGGTTAGTAAATCCGCCAATCTGACAAGTTGCAGTGATAAGTTCGTGAATCCCTCTTCTCGCGTGACTGTTCGTCTTCAGCCTCCTCTTGAACCCAGCAACCCATCCATTAAGACACGCTTAACCTACGGTATGGAAGATACCCATGCTCAAAGTACGTCGAGTACAACGACAGCTGCTCCCAAAGAAGATATCTACGAATTCAAGTCTAGTTCCAAAGAAGCCACTCCTGTTCGATCATCTCAAAGTCCGGAACCCAAACATGAAGCTGAAAATAAAGTAACGGAGGATAAACCTGATAAAAGACCTCTAGATGAGGGTTTAGAGGAGGATCCTAAGCGAAAAAAGCAAAAGAAAGATGAGCTCTCCAAGGGACGAGGATCTCGAGGTAGTTCAATGGAAAAAGGACCCATTTGTCCAAAAACTGCAAAAACAAGGGTTTCTAATAATGAACAGCAATCACAAGCTATGAGTGGAAGTCCAAAGAAACCTGAATCAGATTCCGATGATGACAATTCCAAAAAGTCTACAGACTCCTCAGGCTTGAAAGTTCCTCCTTTGAAAATAGTTCTATCTGCTGGTAACAATAGTGGGAATGCAACACCTCCTAGTAGTGGAGTCGAAAATAATTCGAGAAATGAAACTCCTACGATTTCAAATAGTATTAATCAAAATCCTTCCACGTCAGGAattgaaaataactcaaaaaaactTAGTGCATCGCTAGGACGCTATGTTAATAAGGAGGATAACAATTCCTTCTCTAATAATGAAGAGGGTAGGTCGGAAGAAGCAAACGATGGTGACAGTGGTGGAACTAATGAAAAAGGTGGAAGAATGACGAGAAGTAAAGCACATCAAGGAACTCCTGGGCCTGACGGATTTGGAGACAGTCAag GGGCTAGTTCATCATCAGACCAAACAGCGACAGATTCATCCGACAATCGGGATCATAAAAATCCTTCATCtgattattcattcaaaaaaaggaaattacgATCTCAAGTGGAAGATAATGTAAACTCGAATTCATCCTCTATATTTACTCGAGGTGGAAATGGTGGAAATAATGGTTCTAGCAATGGGAATGGCTGTAGTAATCTAAATGGTAATAATAGTAATGGAGGAAACCCAAATGGAAATTTGGGTTGTGGAGGGAATGGTAATAATTCAGCCATTGAACCTATGAATgacattgaaaaatatcttcACATTCGAAAGCAAATTGAACAGAGACGGAAAAACTTATTTCCAGTTCAACCCAAACCGCCTcaa GGatttaaagattatttgatgAATAGAAAGTCATATCTATTACAAGAGAATGCGAGTGAAAGACTGCGTCAAATACCACTTATACAGCCTCCACCTTCATTAGAAGGTGCTATGGTCGAGTTGTTTAAAGAGCAGGAGGAAGCTCGTCGTAAACTTCGTATGAAACATGTCGTCGAAAAGGAAAAACTAGTTTTATCTGTCGAACAg GAAATATTAAGGGTACATGGACGTGCAGCTCGAGCACTTGCCAATCAATCTCTTCCATATAGTCTTTGTACAATTCTCAGGGACGAAGAGATATACACACCAATTGATCCccaacaagaagaaaaaaatagggatATTCGATCGCGGTATAATGGGCGACTTTTCTTATCCTGGCTTCAAGATGTAGATGATAAGTGGGAACGTATTAAGGAGCAAATGGTGTTAAGGCACCATAACGAGGCTGAGTCCTTGAATGCGGTTCAAAAAATGGATTGGGAATggaaattaaaggaaatatccGATAATCCCTCTTCTTTCAATGACTCAATTAAACCACAAATTGATGATCTACTCATTCCTATGGTACATGTTTCTGATGAGTTCGATTTAACGGATTGTAGAAATTGA
- the LOC121117335 gene encoding probable methylmalonate-semialdehyde/malonate-semialdehyde dehydrogenase [acylating], mitochondrial has product MASTHLLKSRFLLDQLYHYRNFSFGGCNIPSKTQNFINGKFIDSSTSKWIDVHDPANNEIVTRVPQSTNTEMENAVESAKAAFKTWSKTSPLSRQQVMFKYQALIKENMSEIAKLITREQGKTHSDAEGDVLRGLQVVEQCCANTNLLMGENLPGITKDMDLISYHTPLGICAGIAPFNFPAMIPLWMFPMATICGNTYIIKPSERDPTACMALVELLKEAGMPDGVVNIIHGQHDAVNFICDHPDIRAISFVGGDAAGKHIYNRGSANGKRVQCNMGAKNHGVICPDANKEYTINQLVGSAFGAAGQRCMALTTAVLVGNAQSWIHDIKEKASKLVVSAGSDPGADFGPVISPESKQRINDLIQSASNDGADIILDGRNITVDKYPNGNFVGPTIISNMTENMEAYKEEIFGPVLCVINVETLDDAIELINKNRYGNGTAIFTNNGATARKFTQDIDVGQVGVNVPIPVPLPMMSFTGSRGSFLGDSHFYGKQAIGFFTQTKTVTQLWRQADATVDSKVTTSMPVQN; this is encoded by the exons ATGGCTTCAACCCATCTTTTAAAGTCTAGATTCCTTTTG gATCAATTATATCATTATCGTAACTTTAGTTTTGGAGGATGTAATATCCCTTCTAAGACCCAAAATTTTATCAATGGTAAATTTATTGACTCTTCGACCTCAAAGTGGATTGATGTTCATGATCCAGCTAATAATGAAATTGTTACTCGTGTGCCGCAGTCAACCAATACTGAAATGGAAAATGCAGTCGAAAGTGCAAAGGCAGCTTTTAAAACTTGGTCAAAAACATCTCCATTGTCAAGACAACAAGTTATGTTTAAATATCAAgcattaattaaagaaaatatg tcaGAAATTGCTAAACTTATAACTAGAGAACAAGGGAAAACACATTCTGATGCTGAGGGAGATGTTCTCAGAGGCTTACAAGTGGTTGAGCAGTGCTGTGCGAATACTAATCTTTTAATGGGAGAAAATCTTCCTGGAATAACAAAA gacATGGATCTCATTTCTTATCATACTCCATTAGGTATTTGTGCTGGAATTGCCCCTTTTAATTTTCCAGCTATGATCCCACTTTGGATGTTTCCTATGGCTACTATCTGTGGAAACACTTATATAATCAAACCATCTGAAAGAGATCCTACTGCATGTATGGCTCTCGTTGAGTTGTTGAAGGAGGCGGGAATGCCTGACGGCGTAGTCAATATTATTCATGGACAGCATGATGCTGTCAACTTCATCTGTGATCATCCAGATATTCGTGCAATTTCTTTTGTCG gtGGAGATGCTGCCGGTAAGCATATTTATAATCGGGGATCTGCGAATGGAAAACGTGTTCAGTGTAACATGGGAGCTAAAAATCACGGTGTCATATGTCCTGATGcaaataaagaatatacaaTCAATCAACTAGTAGGCTCTGCTTTTGGTGCAGCTGGACAAAGATGTATGGCACTTACAACTGCAGTTCTTGTAGGAAATGCGCAATCTTGGATTCATGATATTAAAGAAAAGGCCTCCAAACTTGTCGTAAGTGCTGGAAGCGATCCTGGAGCGGACTTTGGACCTGTTATTTCTCCAGAATCCAAACAAAGAATTAATGATCTCATTCAGTCAGCTTCTAATGATGGAGCTGATATTATTTTGGACGGTCGTAATATTACAGTTGATAAGTACCCTAACGGAAATTTTGTTGGACCTACTATCATTTCCAATATGACTGAGAATATGGAGGCTTATAAGGAGGAAATCTTTGGCCCTGTTCTTTGCGTCATCAATGTTGAAACGCTTGATGACGCTATTGAgcttatcaataaaaatagatatg GTAATGGAACTgctatttttacaaacaacGGAGCCACTGCAAGAAAATTTACACAAGACATTGATGTTGGGCAAGTTGGTGTTAATGTTCCCATTCCTGTTCCTTTACCTATGATGTCATTTACGGGTTCCAGAGGCTCTTTCCTCGGTGATTCACACTTTTATGGAAAACAG GCTATCGGGTTCTTTACACAAACCAAAACTGTTACTCAACTCTGGAGACAAGCTGATGCTACCGTAGATTCCAAAGTTACAACCTCAATGCCTGTTCAAAACTAA